Proteins co-encoded in one Zygotorulaspora mrakii chromosome 5, complete sequence genomic window:
- the SCL1 gene encoding proteasome core particle subunit alpha 1 (similar to Saccharomyces cerevisiae SCL1 (YGL011C); ancestral locus Anc_4.110) gives MSGGAAAASAAGYDRHITIFSPEGRLYQVEYAFKATNQTNINSIAVRGKNCTVVINQKKVPDKLLESSSVSYIFAISKSIGMVANGAIPDARNAAIRAKSEAASFRYKYGYDMPCDVLAKRMANLSQIYTQRAYMRPLGVILTFLSVDEEHGPSIYKTDPAGYYVGYRATATGPKQQEITTRLENYFKKNSSSDYLEEDSWEKVVEFAITHLIDSLGTEFSKGDLEVGVALKGDFFVLTESQVDERLIAIAEQD, from the coding sequence ATGTCGGGTGGTGCAGCAGCAGCTTCGGCTGCCGGGTATGATAGACATATCACCATTTTCTCTCCGGAGGGACGTTTATATCAGGTAGAGTACGCTTTTAAAGCTACAAATCAGACAAATATCAATTCGATAGCGGTCAGGGGAAAGAACTGTACCGTGGTTATAAATCAGAAGAAAGTCCCAGATAAACTGTTGGAGAGCTCGAGTGTCTCATATATTTTCGCGATATCCAAAAGCATTGGTATGGTCGCGAATGGTGCTATCCCGGATGCTAGAAACGCTGCAATCAGGGCAAAATCAGAAGCAGCGTCATTCCGCTACAAGTACGGGTACGACATGCCATGTGATGTGCTGGCAAAGAGGATGGCAAACCTCTCGCAAATCTATACACAAAGAGCGTACATGAGGCCCCTTGGTGTCATACTCACGTTTTTGTCAGTTGATGAAGAGCATGGACCCTCGATCTACAAGACGGATCCGGCGGGCTACTACGTAGGCTACAGGGCTACGGCAACAGGTCCCAAGCAACAGGAGATTACTACAAGGTTGGAAAACTACTTCAAGAAAAACTCTTCTTCGGACTACCTTGAGGAAGATTCGTGGGAAAAAGTTGTGGAATTCGCCATAACGCACCTGATTGACTCTCTTGGTACCGAGTTCTCCAAGGGAGATCTTGAGGTCGGCGTTGCGCTCAAAGGTGATTTCTTCGTGCTAACGGAAAGCCAAGTTGACGAAAGACTGATCGCTATTGCTGAACAGGATTGA
- the MPO1 gene encoding 2-hydroxy-palmitic acid dioxygenase MPO1 (similar to Saccharomyces cerevisiae YGL010W; ancestral locus Anc_4.109) gives MTTLFDLRKQLRFYKLYHHERTNVFIHMIFVPVILFTSSCILQRIRVYGAISLAHILGLCFGLYYIALCVPTGILASAIIALMNAAITLGWVRLHFATELSVFVISWIFQFVGHGVFEKRKPALLDNLVQSLVLAPYFVLFEVLFKLGYMPQLRDQLEHDIAPGVPQ, from the coding sequence ATGACGACTCTGTTTGATCTGCGAAAACAGCTCAGATTCTACAAGCTTTACCACCACGAGCGGACAAACGTATTCATCCACATGATATTTGTTCCGGTGATCCTGTTCACTTCCAGTTGCATCCTCCAGAGGATCAGGGTATACGGAGCTATTTCGCTGGCACATATTTTAGGTCTGTGTTTTGGCCTTTACTACATTGCGCTGTGCGTGCCCACGGGCATCCTTGCCAGCGCTATCATAGCTCTGATGAACGCTGCGATTACCCTAGGATGGGTTCGGCTCCACTTCGCAACCGAGTTATCCGTGTTTGTGATCAGCTGGATATTCCAGTTCGTGGGCCACGGTGTATTCGAGAAGCGCAAGCCTGCACTTCTCGATAACCTGGTCCAGAGTTTAGTTCTCGCACCGTACTTTGTTCTATTCGAGGTGCTTTTCAAACTCGGCTACATGCCACAACTCAGGGATCAGCTCGAGCACGATATCGCACCGGGTGTACCCCAGTAG